The following proteins come from a genomic window of bacterium:
- a CDS encoding ABC transporter substrate-binding protein, with protein MPRKRITRRSFFRAAGATALGMAGAGLAPALVRAQAPTRIVFWHAMGGNLGETVVKAFVNTFNSAHKDIQVEAQFQGSYDDLVNKLRASIQSPSVPAVAQVYDIGTRFMIDSKGIVPVQEFIDKEKFDLTQLEPNILAYYRVGDRLNSMPFNTSTAILYYNKDMYKKAGLNPNQPPRTFEEIEDYAKKLVQSGATTSGITISIYGWFFEQLLARQGALYANNGNGRDKAATEVIYNQEEEGARILDWWVRMVKAGVASNPGRASVGNPAAQRALAGGQTAMIFESTATLRSLLTNAGGRFELGTGYFPKPPAAKNGGSIVGGASVWILKNRPQVEQQAAWEFVKFITAPPQQAAWYVGTGYFPIRKEAYREQIAKDNLAKNPQFLTAISELRNSPINRPTQGALLGVFPEARARVEEAIEAAVLGRRTTKQALDDAARNVDQAIAVYNRTMGVA; from the coding sequence ATGCCACGGAAGCGCATTACCAGACGTTCGTTCTTCAGGGCCGCAGGCGCAACGGCGCTCGGGATGGCCGGGGCGGGGCTGGCGCCCGCGCTGGTCAGGGCCCAGGCTCCGACCAGGATCGTGTTCTGGCACGCGATGGGTGGGAACCTCGGAGAGACGGTGGTCAAGGCGTTCGTCAACACCTTTAACAGCGCGCACAAAGACATCCAGGTCGAAGCGCAGTTCCAGGGGTCCTACGATGACCTCGTCAACAAGCTCCGGGCGTCCATTCAATCGCCGTCGGTGCCCGCGGTGGCGCAGGTGTACGATATCGGGACGCGGTTCATGATCGACAGCAAGGGGATCGTCCCGGTGCAGGAGTTCATCGATAAAGAGAAGTTCGACCTCACGCAGCTGGAGCCGAATATCCTCGCCTATTATCGGGTGGGGGACCGATTAAACTCGATGCCGTTCAACACGTCGACCGCCATCCTCTACTACAACAAGGACATGTACAAGAAGGCCGGGCTCAACCCCAATCAACCGCCGCGAACCTTTGAGGAGATCGAAGACTACGCGAAGAAGCTGGTCCAAAGCGGGGCCACCACCTCCGGGATCACCATCTCCATCTACGGATGGTTCTTCGAGCAGTTGCTGGCGCGGCAGGGCGCACTCTACGCCAACAACGGCAACGGCCGGGACAAGGCCGCGACCGAGGTCATCTACAACCAGGAGGAGGAAGGCGCCCGAATCCTGGACTGGTGGGTCCGTATGGTGAAGGCGGGGGTCGCGTCCAACCCGGGCCGCGCGTCCGTCGGGAACCCCGCAGCCCAGCGGGCGCTGGCCGGAGGGCAGACGGCGATGATCTTCGAGTCGACCGCGACGCTCCGGAGCCTGCTGACGAATGCCGGCGGCCGGTTCGAGCTCGGCACGGGGTACTTCCCCAAGCCTCCGGCGGCCAAGAACGGCGGCAGTATCGTCGGCGGGGCCTCCGTCTGGATCCTGAAGAACCGGCCCCAGGTCGAGCAGCAGGCCGCGTGGGAGTTTGTGAAGTTCATCACGGCGCCCCCGCAGCAGGCGGCGTGGTACGTCGGGACCGGCTACTTCCCCATCCGGAAAGAAGCGTACCGGGAGCAGATCGCCAAGGACAACCTCGCCAAGAATCCACAGTTCTTGACCGCGATCAGCGAGCTGCGGAACAGCCCGATCAACCGCCCGACGCAGGGCGCGCTGCTCGGCGTCTTCCCGGAAGCCAGGGCCAGGGTCGAGGAAGCCATCGAGGCCGCGGTCCTCGGCCGCAGAACCACGAAGCAGGCGCTCGACGATGCCGCAAGAAACGTGGATCAGGCGATCGCCGTCTACAACCGCACGATGGGCGTCGCCTAG
- a CDS encoding CehA/McbA family metallohydrolase yields the protein MTALLNPFARPGRWFRGVFHCHTTNSDGARSAAAVIAWYAEQGYDFISITDHNQLTPASRPRGNQMLLVPGTEVDVGRSQLGESFHIVGIGLRTMIEMPRDVATRHGLAPQEVVNTLRRAGAVVFVAHPYWSGLVADDLLRLDGIAGIEVFNANTEVDIGKGYSGVHWDDCLSRGKLLFGAANDDAHWRMRDYGQAWTLLRAETLTAESVVEGLRSGAFYASTGAAFEDVSFNGAAVTVRAAPPGAAEFRFICDGRWGQRVVADAAPLETATYALRGREKYVRVEMTSPSGGRAWTNPLFLER from the coding sequence GTGACGGCGCTCCTGAACCCGTTCGCCCGCCCCGGCCGGTGGTTCCGGGGCGTGTTTCACTGTCACACCACGAACTCGGACGGCGCGCGGTCCGCGGCGGCCGTGATCGCGTGGTACGCCGAGCAGGGGTACGACTTCATCTCGATCACCGACCACAATCAACTGACGCCCGCCTCCCGCCCGCGCGGCAATCAGATGCTCCTCGTTCCCGGGACAGAGGTCGATGTCGGCCGATCGCAGTTGGGAGAGTCCTTCCACATCGTCGGGATCGGTCTTCGGACGATGATCGAGATGCCTCGTGACGTGGCCACCCGGCACGGCCTCGCCCCGCAGGAGGTCGTCAACACGCTCCGCCGGGCCGGCGCGGTGGTGTTTGTGGCCCATCCATACTGGAGCGGTCTCGTGGCCGACGACCTGCTCCGGCTGGACGGCATCGCGGGGATCGAGGTGTTCAACGCAAACACCGAGGTCGACATCGGCAAGGGGTACAGCGGGGTCCACTGGGACGATTGCCTCAGCCGCGGCAAGCTTCTCTTCGGCGCGGCCAACGACGACGCGCACTGGCGTATGCGCGACTACGGCCAGGCATGGACGCTGCTGCGGGCCGAGACCCTCACGGCGGAATCGGTCGTCGAGGGGCTTCGGAGCGGGGCGTTCTACGCCTCCACCGGGGCCGCCTTTGAGGACGTGAGCTTCAACGGCGCCGCGGTGACCGTCCGCGCCGCGCCGCCCGGCGCAGCGGAGTTTCGCTTCATCTGCGACGGGCGCTGGGGCCAGCGCGTTGTGGCCGACGCCGCTCCGCTCGAGACGGCGACCTACGCGCTCCGCGGCCGGGAGAAGTACGTGCGCGTAGAGATGACTTCCCCCTCCGGCGGGCGCGCATGGACCAATCCGCTGTTTCTCGAGCGTTAG
- a CDS encoding pyridoxal-dependent decarboxylase, translating to MRPILLDAAARANRYLEELERRSVAPSSEAVNRLPDLGGPFPQDPTDPEGVLAALDAIGSPATVASAGGRYFGFVIGGALPAALAANWLAGAWDQNAGLWVSSPTCAVLEEIALRWLIDVLHLPEQSGGAFVTGTTMANFSALAAARHALLARAGWDVEADGLFGAPPITVIVGDEVHVSLLKALSLLGLGRDRVLRVPPDAQGRMRAEALPPLTDHTIVCAQAGNVNTGALDPVGEICAAAHDAAAWVHVNGAFGLWAAVSPALAHLVRGAEDADSWAVDAHKWLNTPYDGGVAFVRDAGHLTAAMSASAAYLPQDGRRDPMRYTPEVSRRARGVEIWAALRSLGRSGLADLIERTCRYARRFSEGLASAGYPSLNEVVLNQVLVSFGNDDNTRLVIDGIQADGTCWCGGTVWHGRAAMRISVSSWATTEQDIDRSLAAVLRVAARRRRS from the coding sequence ATGCGCCCAATTCTGCTTGACGCGGCCGCCAGGGCAAATCGCTACCTGGAGGAGCTCGAAAGGCGCAGCGTCGCGCCGTCCTCCGAAGCGGTCAACCGCCTTCCCGATCTCGGAGGTCCGTTCCCTCAAGACCCAACCGATCCGGAAGGGGTTCTCGCGGCCCTCGATGCCATCGGGTCCCCGGCGACGGTAGCATCGGCCGGCGGACGTTATTTCGGCTTCGTCATCGGGGGGGCGCTCCCCGCCGCGCTGGCCGCGAACTGGCTCGCGGGGGCGTGGGACCAGAACGCCGGGCTCTGGGTGTCCTCCCCCACGTGCGCTGTGTTGGAAGAGATTGCCCTTCGATGGCTCATCGACGTGCTCCATTTGCCGGAACAGTCTGGAGGCGCGTTCGTCACCGGCACCACGATGGCCAACTTCTCCGCACTCGCCGCGGCCCGGCACGCGCTTCTCGCTCGAGCTGGATGGGACGTGGAAGCCGATGGCCTGTTTGGAGCACCGCCGATCACGGTGATCGTCGGCGATGAGGTCCATGTGAGTCTGCTCAAAGCGCTCAGCCTGCTGGGCCTGGGGCGTGACCGTGTCTTGCGGGTCCCGCCGGATGCTCAGGGACGAATGCGGGCGGAGGCGCTGCCGCCGCTGACGGATCATACCATCGTCTGCGCGCAGGCGGGTAATGTGAACACCGGCGCGCTCGACCCGGTCGGGGAGATCTGTGCTGCGGCGCATGACGCGGCCGCCTGGGTGCACGTCAACGGAGCGTTCGGGTTGTGGGCGGCGGTCTCCCCCGCCCTCGCCCATCTGGTGCGAGGGGCGGAAGACGCGGATTCGTGGGCGGTGGACGCGCACAAATGGCTGAACACGCCGTACGACGGTGGGGTCGCCTTCGTTCGGGACGCCGGTCATTTGACAGCGGCGATGAGCGCGTCTGCTGCATACCTGCCACAGGACGGGCGGCGGGACCCGATGCGGTACACACCAGAAGTATCGCGGCGGGCACGGGGGGTCGAGATCTGGGCCGCGCTCCGCAGCCTCGGCCGGTCGGGCCTCGCCGACCTCATCGAGCGCACGTGCCGGTACGCCAGGCGTTTCTCCGAAGGACTCGCGAGCGCAGGTTATCCGTCCCTGAATGAGGTGGTGCTCAATCAGGTGCTCGTGTCGTTTGGCAACGATGACAACACGCGCTTGGTCATAGACGGTATCCAAGCCGATGGAACCTGTTGGTGCGGAGGAACGGTGTGGCATGGCCGGGCCGCCATGCGAATCAGCGTCTCGTCATGGGCCACAACGGAACAGGATATTGATCGGTCGCTGGCTGCCGTGCTGCGGGTCGCTGCGAGACGCAGACGGTCTTGA
- a CDS encoding N-acetylmannosamine-6-phosphate 2-epimerase — MTHTVVARLRGRLIVSCQALEGSPLRDPKMIAALAQCAERGGAGAVRVDSPGDIAAVRRSVTIPIIGIYKIRGPSPVYITPTFEAGRAVAQAGAEIVAVQATQDRASTPDRLEEVIARLQGECRVLVMADVSTLQEGVDAAEAGADLVATTMSGYTPYSPKMDGPDLDLVSTLARRVSIPVVAEGRIRTPEEAARAIRAGAWAVVVGRAITMPEAITEGFVRAIGDARPSARST; from the coding sequence GTGACACACACCGTAGTGGCCCGCCTGCGCGGCCGGCTGATCGTGTCATGCCAGGCCCTCGAGGGCAGCCCGCTCCGGGACCCTAAGATGATCGCCGCGCTCGCGCAGTGCGCGGAGCGCGGGGGGGCGGGCGCGGTGCGGGTCGACAGCCCGGGCGATATCGCCGCCGTCCGGAGGAGCGTCACGATCCCGATCATCGGGATCTACAAGATCCGCGGACCGTCGCCGGTCTACATCACGCCGACGTTCGAAGCCGGCCGGGCGGTCGCCCAGGCCGGCGCGGAGATCGTGGCGGTCCAAGCGACCCAGGACCGCGCCTCGACCCCAGATCGGCTCGAGGAGGTGATCGCCCGCCTGCAGGGCGAATGCCGGGTGCTCGTGATGGCGGACGTCTCGACGCTGCAAGAGGGGGTCGACGCGGCGGAGGCGGGCGCGGATCTCGTGGCGACGACGATGTCGGGCTACACTCCCTACAGCCCGAAGATGGACGGGCCGGACCTCGACCTGGTGAGCACGCTCGCCCGCCGCGTCTCAATCCCCGTCGTGGCCGAGGGCCGGATTCGCACACCCGAGGAAGCCGCGCGGGCGATCCGCGCGGGCGCGTGGGCGGTCGTCGTCGGACGGGCGATCACGATGCCGGAGGCGATCACCGAGGGATTCGTTCGCGCCATCGGGGACGCCCGCCCCTCGGCCCGATCGACGTGA
- a CDS encoding BadF/BadG/BcrA/BcrD ATPase family protein, whose product MAYFLGVDGGATSTACAICDADGRILGAGDGGPSNHILAPGGEERARTAVETALGAAEASAGLHRVEFDSAYFGMTGINRNTEQARLFERAVSGLLTTRIMQIDNDASAALAGALACRPGVIVIAGTGSVAYGRDPSGREARVGGWGYLFGDEGSGFALGLAGVRAALRARDGTDRPTVLETQIPTRFGKSLGEIPLLYYQGLVSRPAIAALAPAVTDAAAAGDAVAVALVEDAARGLAGVAAAVMRQLTWPDSTVPLAPVGGVFRAGRVILDPLKSALTARVPGAVLVPPRFVPVVGALLLALAAAGVLHTPERLALLAATWELRSGT is encoded by the coding sequence ATGGCGTATTTCCTCGGTGTCGATGGGGGCGCGACAAGCACGGCCTGCGCGATCTGTGACGCCGACGGTCGCATCCTCGGCGCCGGTGATGGGGGCCCCAGCAATCACATCTTGGCACCGGGAGGTGAGGAGCGCGCCCGGACCGCGGTGGAAACGGCGCTGGGCGCTGCGGAGGCCTCTGCGGGACTCCACCGCGTGGAGTTCGACTCGGCCTACTTCGGAATGACGGGGATCAACCGCAACACCGAACAGGCGCGCCTGTTCGAGCGCGCGGTCTCGGGTCTGCTCACCACCAGGATCATGCAGATCGACAACGACGCGTCGGCGGCACTCGCCGGCGCGCTCGCGTGCCGGCCGGGGGTGATCGTCATCGCGGGGACCGGCTCTGTGGCCTATGGCCGCGATCCTTCGGGCCGGGAAGCGCGGGTCGGCGGATGGGGATACCTCTTCGGCGACGAAGGAAGCGGGTTCGCGCTCGGCTTGGCCGGCGTCCGCGCGGCGCTGCGCGCCCGCGACGGCACGGATCGCCCCACCGTGCTCGAGACCCAGATCCCCACCCGTTTCGGGAAGAGCCTCGGAGAGATCCCGCTTCTCTATTACCAGGGTCTCGTGTCACGTCCGGCCATCGCCGCGCTCGCCCCGGCGGTCACCGATGCGGCCGCCGCCGGGGATGCGGTGGCGGTCGCGCTCGTGGAGGACGCCGCGCGGGGGCTCGCGGGTGTCGCCGCCGCCGTGATGAGGCAGCTCACTTGGCCCGATAGCACCGTGCCGCTCGCCCCGGTCGGCGGCGTCTTCAGAGCGGGACGGGTCATCCTCGATCCGCTGAAATCGGCCCTCACCGCCCGCGTTCCCGGCGCCGTCCTCGTTCCCCCGCGGTTCGTCCCGGTCGTCGGCGCGTTGCTGCTCGCGCTGGCGGCGGCCGGCGTTCTCCATACGCCCGAGCGGCTGGCGCTCCTCGCCGCGACCTGGGAACTGCGCAGCGGAACGTGA
- a CDS encoding glycosyltransferase family 39 protein, with amino-acid sequence MSRAGGSAGRWGLLAVLALAAFLNLYRLGAGSLWDQDETRYAEIAAEIVQTGDPITLHSNGEPWYVHPPLYMWLVAATGRVLGFTEFSVRLWSALASLIAVYATFLLGRAFFGERTGLVAAAILAVTLQYLIQSRLAVFDTVLVAWMLLAVYAFYQGYRRGSTGDYIRFFLFAGLATLTKGLVGIVLPGLIIAAFVTLRGAWARWREVPWTAGLALYTMVGLSWYAVETILHGRPFAASALGYYTFGRFFGIVENQANPWWLYVPTLGFGGFPWSVFWPAAAAWHLRRARADDGSLLVLLACGGTFLFYTAAATRLPNYILPVYPFAAIGVATLWVHAIERRRIDRTIGVPLGLLVVLMGMLFTAVAWYLRSRYPEAYRAHADALRLPAAAIAVGIGTALALAARGRAFGTFVALAATMAVIWIGVLTWAVPAVEARKPMKPLALAIKRALRPDDRIIAFGSDVPQSLIFYTGHRVERAARPQDLRAFVCAPGRVFVVLNSANAAAMGKTLPRTLAPFAERTDVRVLVKPAAPAHRCV; translated from the coding sequence TTGAGCCGGGCCGGCGGGAGCGCGGGACGCTGGGGGCTGCTCGCGGTCCTCGCCCTCGCCGCGTTCCTCAACCTCTACCGGCTGGGGGCCGGGTCGCTGTGGGACCAGGACGAAACGCGGTACGCGGAGATCGCCGCTGAAATTGTCCAGACGGGCGATCCCATCACCCTGCACTCGAACGGCGAACCCTGGTACGTTCACCCCCCGCTCTACATGTGGCTCGTCGCCGCCACCGGCCGCGTCCTGGGGTTCACCGAGTTCAGCGTGCGGCTCTGGTCGGCGCTCGCGAGCCTCATCGCGGTGTATGCCACGTTCCTGCTCGGGCGCGCATTCTTCGGGGAACGGACGGGGCTCGTCGCCGCGGCCATCCTCGCCGTCACGCTCCAGTACCTTATTCAGTCTCGCCTGGCGGTGTTCGACACCGTGCTCGTCGCGTGGATGCTGCTCGCCGTCTACGCGTTCTACCAAGGCTACCGCCGCGGATCTACCGGCGACTACATCCGCTTCTTCCTCTTCGCCGGCCTGGCCACGCTGACCAAGGGGCTCGTCGGCATCGTCCTTCCGGGGCTCATCATCGCCGCGTTCGTCACCCTGCGCGGGGCCTGGGCTCGGTGGCGCGAGGTGCCGTGGACCGCCGGACTCGCCCTCTACACGATGGTGGGGCTGTCCTGGTACGCCGTGGAAACCATCCTGCACGGCCGGCCGTTTGCCGCCTCCGCGCTCGGTTACTACACGTTTGGCCGGTTCTTCGGGATCGTGGAGAATCAGGCCAATCCGTGGTGGCTGTACGTACCCACCCTCGGCTTCGGCGGATTCCCGTGGAGCGTGTTCTGGCCCGCGGCCGCGGCCTGGCACCTTCGCCGAGCCCGCGCGGACGACGGGAGCCTGTTGGTCCTGCTGGCGTGTGGGGGGACGTTCCTCTTCTACACCGCGGCCGCCACGAGACTGCCGAACTACATCCTGCCCGTCTATCCGTTCGCGGCGATCGGCGTCGCGACGTTGTGGGTCCACGCGATTGAGCGAAGGCGGATCGATCGAACGATCGGGGTCCCGCTCGGTCTGCTCGTGGTCCTCATGGGGATGCTGTTCACGGCGGTCGCTTGGTATCTCCGCAGCAGGTACCCCGAGGCGTATCGCGCGCACGCCGATGCGCTGCGCCTGCCGGCCGCTGCGATCGCGGTGGGCATCGGGACGGCCCTGGCGCTGGCGGCGAGGGGGCGCGCGTTCGGAACCTTCGTGGCGCTCGCCGCAACCATGGCGGTCATCTGGATCGGCGTGCTAACGTGGGCGGTCCCCGCCGTGGAGGCGCGCAAGCCTATGAAACCCTTGGCGCTGGCCATAAAGCGCGCCCTCCGTCCGGATGATCGCATCATCGCCTTCGGCTCGGACGTGCCCCAATCGTTGATCTTCTACACCGGGCACCGCGTCGAGCGGGCGGCGAGGCCGCAGGACCTCCGGGCCTTCGTGTGCGCGCCCGGCCGCGTCTTCGTGGTGCTCAACTCGGCTAACGCGGCCGCGATGGGGAAGACGCTGCCCCGAACGCTTGCGCCGTTCGCGGAGCGCACCGACGTCCGTGTGCTGGTGAAGCCGGCCGCGCCGGCGCATCGATGTGTATGA
- a CDS encoding serine hydrolase domain-containing protein: MNGARALAPVRDLLESGVGRAYPGAVLEVCRGGEIVIRWAVGFRSLVPDRQPATPETIYDLASLTKVVATTPLVLMAAAEGRLRLDDPVTTHLPELRAPGITLRHLLSHTGGLPAWIPFYLEVSGYEAVVARAASTPATAAPGTQVVYSDVGFILLGEVARRTLGAPLDVLAKTRIFDPLAMHDTTYRPDPRLRDRIAPTEDGTGTEQAMAGEAGHRHTWRRYLIWGEAHDSNAHAMGDVSGHAGLFGTADDLIVYAGTWLRRGRTDRGDVLPADLVRTAARGQPPDYTRGLGWALTGPQGWWGESLSPSAFGHTGFTGTSAAIDPEHDLAIVLLTNAIHLGRDRTEILTLRPQLAGAIARALL, translated from the coding sequence GTGAACGGCGCCCGCGCGCTCGCCCCGGTACGCGATCTGCTCGAGTCCGGAGTCGGCCGCGCCTATCCGGGTGCCGTTCTCGAAGTGTGCCGCGGTGGCGAGATCGTCATCCGGTGGGCGGTCGGCTTTCGCTCTCTCGTCCCGGACCGGCAGCCGGCCACCCCCGAGACCATCTACGACCTCGCCTCCCTCACCAAGGTCGTCGCGACGACGCCGCTCGTTCTCATGGCCGCGGCCGAGGGGCGCCTTCGGCTCGACGATCCGGTGACCACCCATCTCCCGGAGCTCCGAGCCCCGGGCATCACCCTCAGGCACCTGCTCTCCCACACCGGCGGGCTGCCGGCGTGGATTCCCTTCTATCTCGAGGTCTCAGGATACGAGGCGGTCGTCGCGCGCGCGGCCTCCACGCCGGCCACGGCGGCGCCGGGCACGCAGGTGGTCTACAGCGATGTGGGGTTCATCCTGCTCGGCGAGGTGGCGCGGCGCACGCTCGGAGCGCCACTCGACGTGCTCGCCAAGACCAGAATCTTCGATCCCCTCGCGATGCACGACACCACCTATCGCCCCGACCCCCGTCTGCGCGACCGCATCGCGCCGACCGAGGACGGCACCGGAACCGAGCAGGCGATGGCCGGTGAGGCCGGTCACAGACACACGTGGCGGCGATACCTCATCTGGGGCGAGGCGCACGACAGCAACGCGCATGCGATGGGGGACGTCTCCGGGCATGCCGGCCTGTTCGGCACGGCCGACGATCTGATCGTGTACGCAGGCACGTGGCTCCGCCGCGGGCGGACGGATCGCGGCGACGTGCTGCCGGCGGATCTCGTCCGGACGGCCGCCCGCGGCCAGCCCCCGGACTACACGCGGGGGCTGGGATGGGCGTTGACCGGGCCCCAAGGATGGTGGGGGGAGTCGCTCTCGCCAAGCGCCTTTGGACACACTGGGTTCACGGGCACGTCCGCCGCGATCGATCCGGAGCACGACCTCGCGATCGTCCTGCTCACGAATGCCATCCACCTCGGACGAGACCGGACCGAGATCCTGACGCTCCGCCCGCAACTCGCGGGCGCGATCGCGCGCGCTCTGCTTTGA